The genomic DNA CGGGCATGATCTGGTGCTCTCCTCGAGCCACGCGGTCGCCAAGGGCGCGCGCGTGCCCCCGGGGGCGCTCCACGTCTGCTATTGCTTCACGCCCATGCGCTACGTCTGGGATCTCTACGACGAGTACTTCGGCCCGCGGTCGGGGCTCGCGACCCGGCTGCTCATGCCGCCGGTGGCGGCGGCACTGCGCCGCTGGGACCGGCGCACGGCGGCGGGGGTGCACCATTTCGTCGCCATCTCGCGCTTCGTGGCCGACCGCATTCGGCGCGCCTACGGCCGCCAGGCCGACGTGATCTACCCGCCGGTGGACGTCGCGCGCTTCCGCCTGGACGACTCACCGGGCGACTTCTACCTCGTGGTCTCCGCGCTGACGCCCTACAAGCGCGTCGATCTCGTGGTCAAGACCGCGAACCGCCTCGGGCGGCGCCTCGTCGTCGTCGGCACCGGGCCGGAGGAGGCGAGGCTTCGCGCCATGGCGGGCCCCACGGTCGAGTTTCTCGGGTGGCGTGACGACGCCGAGACCGCGGAGCTGTACACGCGCTGTCGCGCGCTGATCTTCCCGACGCTCGAGGACTTCGGCATCACGCCGCTCGAGGCCATGGCCGCGGGGCGTCCGGTGATCGCGCTGGGGCAGGGGGGCGTGCTCGAGACCGTGGTGCCGCCGGGCGGCAGCGAGCCCGCGACGGGCCTCTTCTTCGAGCGCCAGAGCGCCGAGAGCCTCGCCGCCGCCATCCGGCACTTCGAGTCTGGGTCGATCCGCTTCGAGCCCAAGGCCCTGCGCCGTCGCGCCGAGGCCTTCGACCGGCCGCTCTTCCTGGAGCGGATGGAGAGCTACCTGGCGGCCCGCTGGCAGGAGCACGCCCGGTGCTGAGGGCCTACTCCCGGCTCCTCGAGCAGGTGATGCTCGTGGGGGACCTCCTGCTGGTCGCCGGCTCCTGGCTCCTCGCGTACCTCGCGCGCTTCTACGTCATTGGCCCGCAGTCCCGCCACGGCATCCCGCCGCTCGAGCCCTATCTCCTCATGCTGCTGCCCATCCTGATCGTCTGGGGCATCGCCTTCCGCGCCTTCGACCTCTACCACCCACGGCGCATCGGCTCACGCCTGTCGGAGGTGGCCGGCATCGCGAAGGCTTCGACCGTCGGCGCCCTCGTCCTCGTGAGCGTGATGACGTTCTTCTTCCGCGAGTACGACTACTCGCGCGTGGTCATCGTGTACTTCTGGATCTTCTCGATCGCGGGCGTGTCCTTCGCGCGCTACGCCTTCCGCGAGGCCCTGCGCGTCGCCCGCCGGCGGGGGTACAACCTGCGCTACGCCCTCGTGGTGGGCGGGGGTGAGCTGGCGGCCGGCGTCGTCCGGAGGCTTCGGGCGCGGCCGGACACGGGCATCCAGATCCTCGGTCTGGTGGGAGACGACAAGCGGGCGGCGGCGGGGGTCCAGTCGCTCGGCGGCTTCGCGGACCTTCGCGCGGTGCTTGACACCCACGAGGTGGACCACGTCATCCTGGCGCTTGCCCACGAGGAGTACGGCCGGCTGGGCGGGCTCCTCGAGGCCATCGGCGACGAGCCGGTGACCATCCACGTGGTGCCCGACCTCGGCCGCTTCACGTCGCTCCGCGGCGGCGTCGAGGAGTTCGAAGGCCTGCCCTTCGTTCACCTGCGGGAGTCGCCCCTCTACGGCTGGAGCCGGGTCGCGAAGCGCGTCTTCGACGTCGCCTTCTCGCTGGCCGTGCTGGCGCTCCTGTCGCCCGTCTTGTTAGCGCTCGCCGCCGCCGTCAAGCTGACGTCGCGCGGCCCCGTCCTATACGGGCAGGAGCGGATGGGGCTCGACGGCCAGCGCTTCCGCATGATGAAGCTCCGCACCATGCGCGTGGACGCCGAGCGCGAGACGGGGCCCGTGTGGGCCGCGACGGGCGACGACCGGCGGACTCCGATCGGCGCTTTCCTCCGGCGCTTCAGCCTGGACGAGCTGCCCCAGTTCGTCAACGTCTTCCGCGGGGAGATGAGCGTCGTGGGGCCGCGGCCCGAGCGCCCCGTGTTCGTGGAGCGATTTAGGCGGACGGTGCCGGGCTATATGCTGCGGCACAAGGTCAAGTCCGGCGTGACCGGCTGGGCGCAGGTCCACGGGCTGCGCGGCAATACCTCGCTCGAGAAGCGCATCGAATACGACATCGAGTACATCGAGCGCTGGTCGTTCTGGCTCGACCTCAAGATCATCGGCCTGACGCTCGTCCGCGTGCTCTTCGACCGGAACGCCTACTGAGGTGATCGCCCTCCGTCGCGGACTCCTCGCGGCGTTCGTCGTGGGCCTCGGCGTCTCGATCACGCTGGCGGAAGGCGCGCTCATCGGCCTGACGCTCCTGTGGCTCTGGCGCCTCCGCGATCCCGAGGTTCGCCGCGGCCAGCCGTGGCCGCTCTGGCGGCCCGTGCTGGCCTTCACAGGAGCCACCCTTCTCTCGGTCCTCGCCTCCGGCCACGTAGAGGCGAGCCTCGCCGCCTCCAAGGGGCTCCTGCTGATGGCCGCGCTCTACGTCACTGCCGACGCCCTCGAGGACGCGCGGGAGGGCGACCGCTTCCTCTCGTGGCTTGCCTTGGCCGCCGGCGGCGCCGCGCTGGCGGGCCTCGTTCAGTTCGGGGCGTGCCCGCCCCAGGAGCCCGCGGCCGGGCTCGCCCGCTGGTTCTTCCACCGCTGCGATCGCGCCCGCGCGTTCTTCAGCATCTACATGACGCTGGCAGGCGTGCTCAACATCGCGCTGCTCGCCACGCTCCCGCGTGTCCTGCCGGGCGGGTTCCGCGCGTGGAGCGCGCCCGTGTGGCTCTTGACCGCGATCGGTCTCGCCATGACGTACACGCGCGGGGCGTGGATCGGGCTCGGCGCCGGCGCGGCTGCGCTCCTACCCATGAGCCGGCGGGGCCGCCTCGCCGTGCTGGCGGGCCTCGTGCTCCTGCCGGTGATCTTCCTCGCCGGGCCGCGCGATCTGAGCCACCGCTTCCGCAGCATGTTCGACCCCGACGAGGCGGGGATCAAGGAGCGCGTCTACATGTGGCGGAGCGGCACGGCCATGTGGCGCGAACGCCCGCTGCTCGGCTGGGGCCCCGGCGGCGTCAAGCGTGAGTATTCCCGCTACGCCCTGCCCGAGGCCTTCAAGCAGCGCACGGGGCACGTGCACAACACGCCGCTCCAGATTCTGGTCGAGCGTGGGGTGCTGGGGCTCGCGGCGTGGCTCGCGATCTGGATCGCCTTCTACTGGCGCGCCATCGGTCTCTTGCGCGTGCTCGATGCGAGCCGCATGCGCGAGAGGGCGCTCGTGGCGGGCAGCGTGGCGGCGGTGACGGGCTTTCTCGTGGCGGGGCTGTCCGAATACAACTTCGGCGACTCCGAGGTGGTGATGGTCGCCTGGGCCGTCATGGCCCTGCCGTGGGCGGCGGCTACCGGCCTTGCAGGGCCTCGGTCGCGCAGGCATACAGGGCCAGCCGGCGATCGGTGTTGATGAGGCCCGCAGGCACACGGGCCGCCATCGCGCGCAGCCGCTCCGTCTCGCCCAGGTGCCACCAGCGCCGCCACCCCGTCGCCAGCGCCTCGACATCGGCGCTGGTCGCCGACTCCGGCGAGACTGCGAGCGCCTCACAGCGCCGCACCCGCGCCGCTTCAGCCGGAGTCGGCAGGTGAGGGAGCCGCAGGCAGAGCGCACGGAGGGCCGAGACCTTGCGAATCGCCGCTGAGGCGTCCAGCGTCGTCGTCACGCTTCGGGCCCCAGCGCTTCCAGGTCCGCCAGGTCCTGCGCCGATCCTCGGAGCCGCTTGAGCGCCCGAAGACCCGCGAGGCTCACGATCGAGAGACGCCCTCCCTCCCACGCGACGGCCTCCCGGCCGGCTAGGAGGGCGGCGAGCGCCGGGTCATTCGGGATGAGGAGATCCACAGGTACAAGGTCCGAGCCATCGATCTTGATCAACCGCTGGATCTCGAGCCGTCCCCCGGCAACCGACATGGGCGTGCCCGCACGGCGGAACCCCAGCGATGCCAGCCGTTCGATAGCCGGCAGCAAGTGCTCCCGCCCAAGCAGAAGGTCCACGTCTTCAGTGGCGCGCGGGACGGCATAGATGGACACCGCGAGCCCTCCGACGAGAGCGTAGGCGATCCCGGCCGCGTCGAGCGCTTCCACGATGCCGCGCAGCTCGGTGTGGAGATCAAGCGTCACGGGGCAAATATATCACCCCACACCCCGCGCGGTGGGGCTTGGCGGGATCGGCGCCTCGCGATACCATCGTGTCGGTGGCGAGCGACATCCCCCGCATCTCTCCCAACGAACGGTCTGCATGGGCGGCCGCCGACGCCTATGGCTGCGACATGTCCTTGCTGGAAAGCAGTCTCCACAGGACGCCGTCGGAACGACTCAGGGTGCTCGGCCGGGCCCTGGCGGCCGCGCTCGCGTTGAGAGAGGCCACGGAGCGCCGCGCTGTCGGATCTTGTGGGGGATTATTAGTCCCGAAGATGTGAACTCATGCCTAGATCACTCACTCGGAAAGGAGAAGAGTCTCAATTCCTCAATCTCTAGGATCGGCTCAAGCCGGCTCTGCAAGGAAGTGCGCAGACGGACTACTACTGGGACGACTACTGGGACGACGACCCGACACATTTCAACGTCGCGGGGAACCG from Candidatus Methylomirabilota bacterium includes the following:
- a CDS encoding glycosyltransferase; protein product: MATGRTPGHRPSGARPRVALVHDWLTGMRGGERCLEVFCELFPEADLFTLLHVPGSVSPAIESRRIVTSFIQRMPGARRHYRHYLPLFPAAIRALDLAGHDLVLSSSHAVAKGARVPPGALHVCYCFTPMRYVWDLYDEYFGPRSGLATRLLMPPVAAALRRWDRRTAAGVHHFVAISRFVADRIRRAYGRQADVIYPPVDVARFRLDDSPGDFYLVVSALTPYKRVDLVVKTANRLGRRLVVVGTGPEEARLRAMAGPTVEFLGWRDDAETAELYTRCRALIFPTLEDFGITPLEAMAAGRPVIALGQGGVLETVVPPGGSEPATGLFFERQSAESLAAAIRHFESGSIRFEPKALRRRAEAFDRPLFLERMESYLAARWQEHARC
- a CDS encoding undecaprenyl-phosphate glucose phosphotransferase, producing the protein MLRAYSRLLEQVMLVGDLLLVAGSWLLAYLARFYVIGPQSRHGIPPLEPYLLMLLPILIVWGIAFRAFDLYHPRRIGSRLSEVAGIAKASTVGALVLVSVMTFFFREYDYSRVVIVYFWIFSIAGVSFARYAFREALRVARRRGYNLRYALVVGGGELAAGVVRRLRARPDTGIQILGLVGDDKRAAAGVQSLGGFADLRAVLDTHEVDHVILALAHEEYGRLGGLLEAIGDEPVTIHVVPDLGRFTSLRGGVEEFEGLPFVHLRESPLYGWSRVAKRVFDVAFSLAVLALLSPVLLALAAAVKLTSRGPVLYGQERMGLDGQRFRMMKLRTMRVDAERETGPVWAATGDDRRTPIGAFLRRFSLDELPQFVNVFRGEMSVVGPRPERPVFVERFRRTVPGYMLRHKVKSGVTGWAQVHGLRGNTSLEKRIEYDIEYIERWSFWLDLKIIGLTLVRVLFDRNAY
- a CDS encoding O-antigen ligase family protein yields the protein MIALRRGLLAAFVVGLGVSITLAEGALIGLTLLWLWRLRDPEVRRGQPWPLWRPVLAFTGATLLSVLASGHVEASLAASKGLLLMAALYVTADALEDAREGDRFLSWLALAAGGAALAGLVQFGACPPQEPAAGLARWFFHRCDRARAFFSIYMTLAGVLNIALLATLPRVLPGGFRAWSAPVWLLTAIGLAMTYTRGAWIGLGAGAAALLPMSRRGRLAVLAGLVLLPVIFLAGPRDLSHRFRSMFDPDEAGIKERVYMWRSGTAMWRERPLLGWGPGGVKREYSRYALPEAFKQRTGHVHNTPLQILVERGVLGLAAWLAIWIAFYWRAIGLLRVLDASRMRERALVAGSVAAVTGFLVAGLSEYNFGDSEVVMVAWAVMALPWAAATGLAGPRSRRHTGPAGDRC